Genomic segment of Bifidobacterium sp. ESL0745:
ACGCCAAGGTCATCGAGGTCTGTCCGGCCAACGTGAGCAAGGGCCAGGCTGTGGAGCCCCTGTTGGAAAGTGGGCGTTATGATTTTGCGCTCGCCATGGGCGATGACACCACCGATGAGACGATGTTTGCCGAAGTCTCCAGCTGCGCTTCCGCACACCATTCGGATGATGACACCAATGATGCGGCCAATGCTGATGTTGATGCTGCCGAACTCGTCAAGATGGTGGAATCAGCACAAGCCCCTGTTGCCACGGCTACGTCGGAGGTTGTTGCGACAACGACTGCAAAGCCCAAGAAATCCAAGAAGCCTTCTGCTTGGTGGACGATCAAGGTGGGTGCCGGCGATACCAACGCCCGTTCGCGCATCGCTACCCCGACCGACACGGCCCGCCTGCTGGGCTACTTGGTCGCCGAGTCCGAGGCTGTCACCGCCGGTGCCGATCCTGACGCGAAACCCAAGCGCGCCTCGAAGCCGAAGTCGAAGTCGAAGGATTCAACAAGTTCCAAGGCTGCGTCGAAGTCCAAGAAGTAGTATTCCGTTTTTGGACATCGTGTCGGTTGTTGCGCGTCGCAGTCGTACAATTTGCGTATGAAACAAGAAGACGTTGTCAAAGCACTGCAGCATGACCACGCGGCCGAACTCAAAAAGGCCGCCCAAAGACTCAAAGGCACTGCGCGGCACACGCGCATTATGCCTTCGCCGGTCCTTTCCGAGGCCACGGGCCATGAGATTCTTCTGAAGCCGGAGAATCTTCAGGTCACTGGTTCCTTCAAGATTCGCGGAGCATACAACAAGATCGCTTCGTTGAGTGATGAGGAGCTCGCCCGTGGCATCGTCACCGCTTCCGCCGGCAACCACGCGCAGGGTGTCGCCTATGCGGCCCTCGAACGTGGCGCCAAAGCCACCATCGTCATGCCCGAAAGCACCCCGCCACTCAAGGTCGATGCGACGAAGTCTTACGGTGCCAACGTGGTCCTGCATGGTAACCTATTCGACGATGCCGCCGAATACGCTTCCGAACTTTCCGAGCGCGACGGTTTGGTCTATGTTCATCCCTTCGACGATTACGAAGTGCTTTGTGGTCAAGGCACCATCGGCCTCGAGATTCTTGAGGATGTTCCGAACGTCACCGATGTGGTCGTTCCGCTTGGTGGCGGTGGCCTGGGTGCGGGCGTGGCGCTCGCCATCAAGACCTTCAAACCGGAGGTTCGTGTCATCGGCGCGATTCCCGAGGGTTCGCCCGCGTTCAAGAACTCGTTCGCGGCCGGCACGGTCGTTCCTGCCGACAAGGTGGTCACTTCCGCCGAAGGCGTTGCCGTCGGTCATCCTGGCGACCTTACGTTCGCAATTTTGAACGAATATCTCGATGACCTCATCACCGTTTCCGAACGCGACATCAACGAGATGATCTTGCTGATGATGGAGAAGCACAAGCTTGTGGTCGAAGCCGCCGGTGCCGTCTCTCTGGCCGCGCTGGAACATCTGAGCCTGCGTTCGCGCGTCTTTGCCGCGGCCAAGGGCAAGCACGTCATCGTTCCGATTATTTCCGGCGGCAACATCGACACGGTCACGATCGGCGCAGTCATCCAAAAGGGTATGATCGCCCGCGGCCGCATCATGAATTTCGAGGTCGAGCTTCCCGATACCCCCGGCCAGCTGGTCAAAGTTGCGCAAGTCCTCGCCGATGCCCGCGCCAACGTCATCGAGCTCAACCATGACCAGTTCAAGGCTTCCGGCCATTACACGGACTCGGTCTCCCTTGGCGTCACCGTCGAGACCAACGGCCCCGACCACATCGCCCAGGTCCTCAAGGCTCTCAAAGACGCCGGTTTCGATCCCAAGCGCATCTATTAAAAAGAATTTCATTTCATAAAGGGTGTGGGCTTGCTGCAGTCTAATGCCGCAGCAAGCCCACATCCTTATTATTTATATATTGGTTATATTGTGATTCTCTTATGAGGACTCAAATGTCTGCGAACCCGTCTGGAATATATCAGTATCATCTAGCGACAGTGATATTTACTCGATAGTAAAAGTATCGATATTGCTGAGGTCTTTGGTCACGGTTGCCGTAGTAAAACTGATTTCATACAGCAGCAGGTTACCGTCGGCCGCGCGCAACGTGTTCGCGTAGGCCGGAATCTTGGCGATGAATCGGTCGGCAATTTCATCGATGCTTTTTCTGCTCGGGCGGGCAATTCCCCGTGCCTTTACATGTGCGTTGCCGCCGTGGGGAATGGTCGTAAAAGCAACATGGGCATTTATCTGCATTTCCTTGACCTTGTTGTTACCTTTAAACGTCGCAAAGTAAAGGATATTGTCGCCAGGGTCAAAATAAAAATTGACGATCCGTACGTCAGGAATGTCGTCGACCGAAGTGGCCAGCGCCATATCCGTTTGTTCCTTCAGAATCCGGTAGAATTCTTCTTTCGTATTCATGGTCATTGCTAATAATCATCCTCTCGAGAGAACGCCGTCCCGGCTCTTTGCTGGTCCTTCGACACTGTTAGGAACGGATGCCGCTGGTATTTCGTCTACTTCAATGGTCTTTGTCCCGTTTTTGGTCTGACGTTCTTGCTTTTCGGCTTTGGCAATGGGGCCTCGTCCGTCAGTTCCGGCAACGCCTTGGCGATGCCTTCATGGATAAATTCCATTGTGAACGGATGTTATTCTATCTCGCCTTGCTCGCTTGCCTCGGTTTTCTTTTGATTTGTAGTTTCTATTTCTCCGCTTCGGCGATGGTCTCGTCCACCAGTTCCGGCAGCGCCTTGGCGATGTCATCGTGGATGAGCCTCGTGGCGATGTTGTCGTATTGTGTGTGCCCCATATTCATAATGGTCATCGGCACCCCGGCTTGTACCGCGGTCGGTGCGAGCGACGCTGCGGGAAAGACTTCAAGCGTGGATCCGATTACCCAGAACTCGTCGGCCTTGGCCACTCGTGCCATCGACTTTTCCATCGCTCCATCTGGTAGCATTTCGCCGAAGTAGACCACGTCAGTTTTGATCAGCCCGTTGCAGGTTTGGTTGCCGCTATACGGCAGCTTGCGGTGGCAGTGCGGATCGGGTTCGTTGTCGAGATTGTTCATGATGTCGGCCGTCTTGTATTCGGCATGGCACTTCATGCAGTGCGAGGTGCCGATGGTACCGTGCAAGTTGACGATCAGATCGCTGGAATTGCCGGCCTTTTCGTGCAGTGCGTCAAAGTTCTGCGTGGCCAAAAGCGTGAGTAATCCGGCCTTCTCCAACTTGACCAGCGCCTTGTGTGCCTCGCCTGGCTGCGCGTTCCATACCGGCGACGCCTTTTGCCAGGCCCACGAATATTCGCGTGCCTTCTTGTCGCTTATAAATGCATCAATGTCGTAAACGCTCATTTGGTCAGGGTGCTTGGTCCACACGCCGTCGGGTCCGCGAAAGTCAGGGATTCCCGCCGAAGTCGAAATACCAGCACCAGTCAATACCGCGATTTTTTTAGTCATATACATAATTGTAGTCAAAGGTCCCAGCGCAATGAGCGAAAACGCAAAAACCTTTCCCTATATATAAGTTGCTTTCAGTTTTCGGTAGTGGCCACACATTTTAGAATTGCCAGCCATTCGAGTTATAGGCCAGTCCGTGGTGTTTTAGAATTGATATTTTGCCTGTAACCTCCATGCGCTGAATGGCATCTTCGCATTGCCATAATCGTCGAAAAGACAGAAATGTTGATTCTCTGCGGTTTTCTCGGTATTCGGTGCGTCCAGTTTGCCTCCCATTTTCATTTTTGAATCTTTTCGGAGAGGTCAGGTGCCGCCGACTTTCCCTGCTAAAAATTGCAGCATGCAACGCTCACTCCAACAAGGTTAAACCTCGATCTTAAACACCA
This window contains:
- the ilvA gene encoding threonine ammonia-lyase translates to MKQEDVVKALQHDHAAELKKAAQRLKGTARHTRIMPSPVLSEATGHEILLKPENLQVTGSFKIRGAYNKIASLSDEELARGIVTASAGNHAQGVAYAALERGAKATIVMPESTPPLKVDATKSYGANVVLHGNLFDDAAEYASELSERDGLVYVHPFDDYEVLCGQGTIGLEILEDVPNVTDVVVPLGGGGLGAGVALAIKTFKPEVRVIGAIPEGSPAFKNSFAAGTVVPADKVVTSAEGVAVGHPGDLTFAILNEYLDDLITVSERDINEMILLMMEKHKLVVEAAGAVSLAALEHLSLRSRVFAAAKGKHVIVPIISGGNIDTVTIGAVIQKGMIARGRIMNFEVELPDTPGQLVKVAQVLADARANVIELNHDQFKASGHYTDSVSLGVTVETNGPDHIAQVLKALKDAGFDPKRIY
- a CDS encoding pyridoxamine 5'-phosphate oxidase family protein, producing MTMNTKEEFYRILKEQTDMALATSVDDIPDVRIVNFYFDPGDNILYFATFKGNNKVKEMQINAHVAFTTIPHGGNAHVKARGIARPSRKSIDEIADRFIAKIPAYANTLRAADGNLLLYEISFTTATVTKDLSNIDTFTIE
- a CDS encoding Sir2 family NAD-dependent protein deacetylase gives rise to the protein MTKKIAVLTGAGISTSAGIPDFRGPDGVWTKHPDQMSVYDIDAFISDKKAREYSWAWQKASPVWNAQPGEAHKALVKLEKAGLLTLLATQNFDALHEKAGNSSDLIVNLHGTIGTSHCMKCHAEYKTADIMNNLDNEPDPHCHRKLPYSGNQTCNGLIKTDVVYFGEMLPDGAMEKSMARVAKADEFWVIGSTLEVFPAASLAPTAVQAGVPMTIMNMGHTQYDNIATRLIHDDIAKALPELVDETIAEAEK